The Montipora foliosa isolate CH-2021 chromosome 1, ASM3666993v2, whole genome shotgun sequence DNA segment ATACTCGACGTTTCGACGCTCTCAAGCGTCATTTTCAAGAGTTGTAAAGTAACTGTTACTTGGCAGTTTGAATTAAATAATGTTAGCAAATCCTCGTGGGAGTCATGGTAAGACAATAGAACACTAGAAACGTTTTGCCTTCAGGGAGTCCGATTGTACATTTAAGGAaggttttagttcttttatgaaaagcatttcataaACAAGACAATCGAACTTCGTCTTGCATTGCCTAAGAACAGTGAAATTCGTAATGCAGCAAGAAGATAGTTAACTGCAAAGCAGCGATCGAATACTTAAAGATTTGCCAACTCTCGGAATAGCTCCAACTTTCGCTAGAGCGAACAGCACTGaggcaaagaaatggaaatcGTCATCCAAAGCCTACGAGGAAAGTATTTTCAACGAGGAAATTAAGTACAAAAAATCTCGTCTCGCAGAGCTAAAGAGAGAATCTGACTCAAAGTGGCTTGAAGTACGGCAACAATGTACAACACTTCGTTATGCGCTTATAATCAACAGCATCAGCAACCTATGCCGAAAACAACTACTACAACAGATGAATACTCAGACCAAGAAGATCCCTAGAATGCTCTCTAAAACGGAGGATATTGATGAACATATTACGAACATGTCTTCATATAATCTATCTTTCTTTGAGAACCTAATACTATCCAGAGGCCTTAACTTTGCACTTCCACAGAAGGTCGAAGCACGAGAAGTTAAAGAATCGTTTGAACAACTCTACTGGAGAATCGAACCCAAGTTGGCTAATTCCGACACGAAGGATCTAACTTCTACGACGCTGAAGTCTATAGCTCTTAATTACATCAAACACAAGAATGCCACTCCACAAAAGGCTCCACTTAGAGCAGTCAACCGACTAAAGAAAAGAGAGGATATTGTTGTCACAAGACCGGACAAGGGTTCGGGTGTAGTAATACTCAACAAAGACATGTATGTTGCACTGCTAAAGAAGGTATCCATAGATGATAACACAAAGTTTGTCCCAGTCAGCGTCGAACAACCCAAGAAAAGGGGAAGACCAACTAAGCATTACCATCCACTTCTGGAGAAAGAGAAACAGCTTCACAAACTAGTCAAGGACACCCTGCCACCTGAAGTTGCTAAATCAGTCATAGCCAAAGGGTCGAGCTTGGCTCACCTATACGGTCTACTGAAGACACATAAACCACCGCTGTCTATGCGTCCAATACTGTCAGCGGTTGGTACTTACAACTACAACCTCGCTAAATGGTTGGACGAGAAGCTGAAACCGTTATCGATTAACAACCACAGGATTTCAAATATCTTTCAGTTTTCTGACGAACTAGTAGATCTGAAGTTGGATGAAAATGACATTTTAGTCTCCTATGATGTCACCTCACTCTTCACGAACGTTCCCGTCGACGAGACCATCGAGTTACTTTCAAGGCCGAGAGTGTGGGATCGTTCCTGTGTAGCGGCTTTTCCACTATAATATCATTCACGGACAGGTTTACGTTGCACATTTCATCCACTCACCTATACACGATTCATCCGAGTTTTATCTCATCCCTCACCAAGTCGCCTTAAGCCCTGCGGCGATGGGGGAAGCGCGAAGCAACAGGTGGAGGTGACCACTGGCAGTTGTAGCCTTGATCCTGCAGGTAGGTGGCCTCGGACTTTGGTCGTTCATCCCTATATTCGGGGATATAGGGGAGTCCGGCAGCATCCTTGGCGACTGAGCAGCCCTATTAAGGACAGCACTGCTCACCCTAGTAAGGGAGGGGCCGAGAAAAGGTGGCCTAAAAATTGCCTGCCCTTCATCAATCTGACCAGCTAGCTACGACTGGAAGATAATCCATGCATGCGGTCGAATCCAAATGAGAAAGAGAAAACTCACTATTGGAACATGGAATGTTCGCACTCTCATGGACAGAGACAACAGCGGAAGACCTCAAAGGAGAACAGCTGTGGTTGCCAAAGAACTATGAAGATACAACATCGACATTGCAGCCTTAATTCATTAAGAAAGACTCCATTTGCAGAGGAGGGGTCTTTTACAGAACCAGTTGATGGCTACACCTTCTTCTGGAAAGGAAAGGCCATGGACGAGGACAGGATCCACGGAGTCGGCCTAGCTATCAAATCCAGTCTCACGAAGCAGCTTCCTACCCTGCCTATTGGCATCAACGAGCGACTGATGAAGCTCCGCTTACTCCTCGGCCACAACCGGTACGCAACAAGCATCAGTGCACACGCGCTGATGCTTACCAGCCCAGAGGAGATAATCGAGCAATTCTATGCCAACCTCAGTTCTGTACTTGACTCTGTCCCTGCCAATATCAAGCTGATATTGCTTTGGAGACTTCAACGCCCGAGATGGCCGTGATCACAGTCACTGAGAAGGAGTGATCACAGACATGGCACAGGTAATCTGAACGCCAACGGTCTCCTGCTGCTAAACAAGTGTACTAAAAACGCCTTGGTCATCACCAACACGGTATTCAGAATGGTAGACAAATACATGACCTCCTGGATGCACCCCAGATCCAAACAATGGCATCTTATCGATTATGTGATCGTCCATCAGCGTGATGTACGGCATGTCCTCATTACCAGAGCTATGCGAGGAGCTGAATGCTGGACAGACCATAGCCTCATCCGCTCCACACTAAATCTCATTATTCCCCCTTTCCATCGAAAGCACCCGAAACTGTCCAGAAGATTATTCAACGTCGCCAAACTTCAGCAGACTCAATATCTTGAAAGTTTCTAGTTCAAACTGGATGAAGAACGTGCTGCTGCTGAACTAAGTTCTGACGTCTCAACCGAGAAATGGAACCAGTTCAGCATCTTGGAAATGGAAGAAATGCCAGCTGACTTTCGTGACACAACCATTGTCACCTTATTTAAGAACAAGGGTTCAAGAGCAGACTGTGGGAACCATAGAGGCATATCTCTACTCTTTACTTCCGGGAGTATCCAAGCTCGTATTATGCTGAACAGAGTGATTCCTTCAGTTGCAGAGAAGAATCTACCTGAGTCGCAGTGTGGATTTCGCCGTAACCGCAGCACAACCGACATGATCTGAACAGTCAgacagattcaagaaaaatGTACTGAGCTGAGCAGAACATGTGCTTCTATGCAGTCTTCATCGTCCTGACCAAAGCATTTGAAACGGTCAATAGAGAAGCGCTGTGGGTCATCCTTGGGAAACTTGGCTGCCCAGCGAAATTCACCACCCTCATCAGACTGCTTCATGATGACATGACTGGAGAAGTGTTGTCAGACGGCAAATCCTCTGAAAGATTTGATATCTCAAATGAACTGAAACAAGGATGCATGCTCGCTCCAGTGTTATTCAACCTCTACTTCACACAAGTTATCCTTCATGCCACCAGAGTTGGATCTGGGCATCTACACCGTTACCGTCTCGATGGGTCACTATTTGACCTGAGGCGTCTGACAGCAAAGACGAAAACGCTAGAGAGGTTACTACTTGAAGCGCTTTTTGCCGATGACTGTGCTCTTATGGCCCACAATGTACACCATCTGCAGGTAATTGTTGACGTATTCTCTGAAGCTGCAAAACATTTTGGCTTAACGATCAGTGTCAGCAAGACAGAGGTCCTTCTCCAGCCTGCACCAGCGACCCGTCCTCAACAGCCTTGTATCACCATCGATGGCACTCAGCTAAAGAATGAAGAGTCATTCTAATACCGTACCTAGGGAGTACCATCTCTAATGATGGGACTCTGGACAGGGAAATTACAAACAGGATTCAGAAAGCTAGCCAGGCTTTTGGCAGACTTCGTATCAAGATCTTACAGCACAAAAACATCTCTCTGTCTACCAAACTTAAGGTCAGACTCTACAACCCAATAGTTCTTCCATCACTGCTGTACGGCTGTGAAACCTGGACTCATTACCGTGGGCATCTAAGAAAGCTCAAGCAGTTCCACACACGCTCACTGCGCTCCATTATGCAGATACAATGGCAAGGTCGCGTCTCGAACCAAGAAGTTCTAGAGAGGGCAAGTACTATCAGTATCGAGACTATGGTCCTCAAAGCCCAACTACGCTGGACTAGTCATGTATCCGAATGGACGAA contains these protein-coding regions:
- the LOC137971487 gene encoding uncharacterized protein yields the protein MSSYNLSFFENLILSRGLNFALPQKVEAREVKESFEQLYWRIEPKLANSDTKDLTSTTLKSIALNYIKHKNATPQKAPLRAVNRLKKREDIVVTRPDKGSGVVILNKDMYVALLKKVSIDDNTKFVPVSVEQPKKRGRPTKHYHPLLEKEKQLHKLVKDTLPPEVAKSVIAKGSSLAHLYGLLKTHKPPLSMRPILSAVGTYNYNLAKWLDEKLKPLSINNHRISNIFQFSDELVDLKLDENDILVSYDVTSLFTNVPVDETIELLSRPRVWDRSCVAAFPL